The sequence TCCCAAAAACCACAATCCCCTATAACAGATCCacattggtttgaaacagagaaaagcCTGGGAAACCGCCCTTCCCTATTATGTGATatgtgtgaaaaacatgtttcctatgctttaaaaataattattttaattatcttttattaccattcgatgccgtaatttgtgtgttaagtagtttcagatctcctaaggcaggaatgacttaaaggatggaaagaaaacatacaaaaatggaagaaaagcacaaaatggagtttttgaagaaactggcagcgacgcgaatgcatggacgacgcggccgcatgcccagcgcgaaaaggcaacgacgcgaacgcgtgactgacgcggacgcgtgccttgagcagaacacagatgacgcgtacgcgtaaccgaagcgaacgcgtgacaaggaaaactcccaaatgacgcgatcgcgtgacccacgcggacacgtgacagacgccacgtgtagAAAAAGCAGAAAATGCtatcagcgatttctgaagcccttttggcccagatccaagtccaaaaaaatacagattaaaggttataaagtgggggaatgcatccattcagagagagctctcgaattattcacttttcatgatttagatgtagtttttagagggagaggttctctcctctctcttaggttttaggattaggatttcttattatttcaatttagtatttcaactctttatcagattcaatattccttttactttttatttctcttttgctttcagatactttaatgctctcatttaattacttatgttgccaaattggcttgtgaactcttcatgtttagattgattttctcttattaatgcaattgaggtatttcagatttataattcttatttagcttttcatatccttggctttaattgattaactggaaattcttgagttattaaacttatcgtgattgattgttatgtttgctaattgaattgaattccactaactctagtctttcctcaagagttggctaggacttggaaaatctaactaattagttcacttaacTTTCTCTTGCTTTcgcaagggttaactaagtgggattaacttcaatttcTCAAAAgaataactgggataggacttccgaattttcataccttaccaagagtttattttatagttatttatttattttacttgtcatttaaattacttgttccttactctcaaaacccccaatttacaaaactcataaccaataataagaacatacctccctgcagttccttgagaagacgacccgaggtttaaatacttcggttatcaatcttaaaggggtttgttacttgtgacaaccaaaacgtttgtaagaaaggacttttgttggtttagaagctatacttgcaacgggaatttattctgaattctagaccacgcaaaagttcatctcttcaaaaatggcgccgttgctggggaattgcaaacgtgtgccttattattggttattgtaaatatttttcttttaagtgtttatttgtttctgtttttcccttttatctctattagctactatgaattctcacccctctcgctttgagtttgattccgaatttgttgaaaggaatagaagctataacagaaatatgcatcaaggtctaagcaatcaaagatggatggagccaagaggatctgatcaaccctttcggcaacaacaccttccaagatatcatggacaaagaccattctacaatgcataccaacctgatagatatggtggacctcttggtagttaccaacaagttccaccctgtgcttatagaccatcctctcaacataacttcaaaccaccacactcacaagctccttttcatcattcaccaccgtatgatccttatttaccccaattccaatccaattactccctaaCACCAcaacttccctatgtaccatgtccatatccatcacctcaagaatcacagggtcacctcaaggaaacagtagatcaacttcatacaacccttcatcagctggagcaagcaatacatcaattatcttccagacgtttaggcactcaaggaactccaatagctttatgtggagaatctaatgacaaacgtagcatgaaggagacactagaaaccccagtgGGCAGTAATAAGTATAACTTTattctggaacaattggaggaagctcaaattatccaagaagaagaagtactgattgaagatttaggagatgctaaacctccatgggaatccagagttgtgaaaaattccgtcaaggacattacaattgatgctaaggaggatagtgcacaacccccaaagcaggtattttatgaagaactagacagaataacccaagacgcaagtttccttgatgatgatagtctcaagtcaagttctcctagtaatgaacttgcatccgcaagtgaattctctgagattgaagaatcttccccaagtgaatacgaagatgatgtggaggtagatttctctcaacctccaacgtatgacttgagtgacgaggaagacatagaagactttgatcaggacgcagctGCAGTTGAATAATCTtgtaaagaagtggaggaattcatagaagattacaagggagtagaacttacagaaccactagaaacacctatcccaaggccattaccacctaatacaagcttcaagtgggtacaatccttaacctttatctttacttttccatttgaatatggtttgcttgaaacagatggccagcttagagctctctgcagctttaagagtaagagggaaatggctcgtactcaaaaCTGGTgcgcaagattcaataaggtttcacgcttcaattcgaagtgcatggattggtatcatgttcaattgaatggatctaggaaaacgtttggtcatcttggtgagaatctaattcctaaaccgcccgaatggaaaaatatatatcaagacaaaggcagatttaaaagcaaagtttgggatcctggaaaatattctgatattcgtcactccgggagcctgagaatctgtttgaagctgttcagaagctttacatgcctagtttgggaccccggaggctgttggcattccaaacattagtggagatttctggatgaatttaaacataagccaccataacaggaagctcatccaatgtccaacttaaggactttaactaaaagtgctaggtgggagacaacccactatggtatggtcgtttctttttcaattttattttgtgttatttgtttttatattatattatttttcattgaacctgaatattattcattagcattgcatactgcataattgcataattgcataattgcataaaaaaagagagagaagcgcGTGATGCGACCGCATtgctcacgcgttcgcatcagttGCGAAAACTaccccccacgcgtccgcgtcaatcacgcgaacgcgtgatctgaaaattggcgtaaaaatccaacgtccagaaatctgggctggaatcgtgcggctggtgtgcgtttagcacaaaacggcccactcGTTCGCATCCctaacgcgaacgcgtcacttgcaaaaacactcatcccacgcgaaagcgtgagcgccgcgtccgcgtcgcgtggatagCATGGCACCCTAAATCGCGTAAGCCGCCCATCCCTAATCTCCATAGACAAGCATGTAATCATCTTATCCTTTATATGGTCATTTGTTATTTGTAGCTGGAAAATATCCTTCCACGGCCCTCCTCTAGTAGGTAGCACTTGAGTTGACAGCAGTTCATTAGGATTCAGATTATAGCAGGAACAAACCACCTTCTTCTACAACGGACAATCCTCCTTAGCaaatcgccaccaccacttaaacaacatAGCTGTGTTATGAAGCATAGCATCCCCAACTCCCAACCCACCTAGTTTTTTAGGGTCTGCACCACTTTCCATCTTACTAATGTCATTTCATTACTACCATCATTCTTCCTCCACAAGAACCTTCTTTGCAGCGAAATCAATTTCTCAGCAACAACTTTCGGCATCTTGAACAAACTCAAATAATACACAGGTAGACTATTTAATACTGATTTAATCAGCACCAGCTTTCCAACTTTATTCAGAAGTTTAGCTTTTCACAGACTGAACTTCTCCTCCACTTTGTCTATTATTGGCTTCCAGGTCTTCACCAGCCTTGGATTTGCACCTAAGGGAATGTCTCACCCTTACACCCCAACAATTGGCACATATTCTGGATCCAATGTTCTTCACAATTTATCGGAATCAAGCTCAACTTGTCAAAATTAATGCTGAGTcctgacatcaactcaaagcaTCTCAACAGCCGCTTGTAATTCCTGATAGTGTCCTCCTCTGGTGGGTAGAATAGAATTGTGTCATCAGCAAACTGAAGATGTGACAGCGCTACACTATCTCTCCCCACCAACAAAGGTGATATACGCCCATTCCTGACTGCCTCTCCCACCAATCGATGTAGAACATCCATAACCAGTACAAATAAGAACAGAGAAAGCGGGTCACCTTGTCTCAGACCTctttccatcttgaacggcttGGGTGGCGTTCCATTTATCAGAACCGATATAGATGTTGTGGtcacacactccataacccacgATCTCCATCTATGTCCAAACCCCATCTTCTGCAAAACAATGTCCACAAAGCTCCACTTGACCCTATCATATGCTTTTTGGAAATCTAACTTGATTATTGTTGCCTCCTGTTTTCTCAGCTTAAGCCAGTTTACGGTTTCACATGCGATAAGTGCCCCATCATGAATTTTTCTGCCCCTTACAAAAGCACTCTGAGTTTTCCCTACTAATGTTGGCATCACTGATCTCATCATCCTAACCAAAACCTTGGAGATAACCTTGTAAACGCACCCAACCATGCTGATAGGTCGCAGATCTTTAACCTCCTTTGCCCCAATGAATTTAGGAGCCAGCGCCACCCAAGTGATGTTGGAGTCCGTTGGCAATCTTGACGTCTGAAAGAACCCCATTACTGTAGTCGTGAATTCTGATCCAATCTCGCCCCAACACCTCTTGACAAAACTCATGTTGTACCCGTCGCAACCTGGTGCCTTAGAAGACTCACAATCCCACACAGGTTCTCTGATTTCCTCCACTGTCGGCATTTACTACAAtcaattttgatataaagattgccaaacataaatcacgttaacccaaacttacttttcatcaaaatcaattttacaaaatcaattttatgcaaactcccgTTTGCAAACTATAATCCAAACACACATTAAACCTAATTGTCATTTATCCTAGTGTAATAGTGTTCGTATGAACTATGAAGCCAGCCACAAATCAAAATAAACACAGAGAAAGGGGGAGAATATCTTTATTTTGATAAAGATTAAAGAGAATGGGGATATTAAATTTTCTTCAAAACAAATGTATCTCATTGCTCTTTTCTCATTTGCCGTCACCCTGTTTCAAATCGCCGTTGTGTCGCGCCATTCCAGATTTTCCGCACGTCTCCATGTCCTTCTAGATCCGTTTTTCCTcctcatttttcatttttctcctcctcttttcactatgtttatgttttatgtttcacTATgagttctttttgtttttatttatcaattttttGTTAGATTTGAGATAGCAATAGTGAAAAGAGggcttcatttttttttcattgatttccgtcttttttttttaaagaacttCAAACGACATCGTTTAGGACaaggattttctttttttttttaaaccagACGGCTACCAGTTTGGTCTGACCAATCGATTTTTGACCAGTTTAACGATTCAACGATGGTTTTTCAAATAACGAATTTGCTTTGCAAACCAAACTGTATAAGTTAATGGTTCTTAATTAACCGATTCAACTGGCCGGTCCGATCTGATTTTTAGAATATTGCTTTTTATAAATGTATAGAGGCAACTCAGAATAATAATGATAAAGCAGTCATACCTACCAATAGTTTAGGATCAAATTAAACAATTATTAATGTCACCTGTTTTGAAGCTTCAATTACAATATATTATTTATTGCTAAGGTATTACCGGTTGaattcctatatatatatattatgttgtttccttttctttgattaATTCCTATATTAGTAATGTCAGTCGTAACTTTTTTTTACTTCTTCAATTTTCTAAATTTAATGTCTTCCTCATTTCTCTTTTAGttttaaattaaacaaaattttacTAATTATATGTTAGATTTTAAAATAATAGATTATTGTTGAAAAATATTGGATGAAATATTTCATTGAGTATATCATTGGATTATCtcatttttcgaattttttactAAGAATTTTTACTTGGCATTTAAAACAAGAAATGATGGTTTTAGTTATTTTTACCATACTTGAAATTAATCAATggataaacaaaatcaaaagttaaaacaGTAATTTTTGGAGAAGAAGATATATGTTTAATAATTGTTAGATTTCATATGTTTTTTATTCACGACCAGCAAAAATACGAACAGTTAAAGGGAGAAAAGGTAAAGCAACCTCCTGTTTGacattttctctctttcttctaatAAGTTAGGATTTGTAATAAAAGGTAGTGATCGAGAGATTTATAAGATCCAATTAAAGTTGGGTCAAAATAATTTTAGcacttatttttgtattttttttctttatcttgaAAATAGTAAGTAGTTTGCTAGCTAAGATATTTCAGACAtgtattctttttctctttctttctctttctcttcaacAAAATCAAACACGAAAACAATAgtttttttaaatctttaagaATGAATATAAATTTGCTCCAATTGAAAAACTTTTTACAAATTGTGAAAAATTAAGAAAGGATGTTTATGTAttgagaaagtatagggagctaatgaaatatttgtacaatgtatacaatggaggtttaagaaattaataaataCTTTTATTAAGGAATAATAAATGTGATGAATGAAGTTTCTATTGATATAGTTAGTGTAAATATATTAGTTAATCTAGATAGTTTTTGTTTTAGAGTATGAATAGTTGTCATAAAAAATGTGAATTCCTTTGATAATAGTTGTGATGAAAAATGATTTAGTAAATAATTTATGTATATTATCTTTTAGTTTTTTTGCATTGTTAATTTGGATGACGGTTCTATCTTTTACTATTTTAGTTGGgttctattatttttatatatatttaaaaacataaatattagagataaatatataaaatatttatcaaTATGTGATAAAAGATGCACGCAGTGATAgagtaaataaattttttatttttagttaataaattgaacaataaaaatatttttactgactaaaaaaaataatcggacagaactaaaaagaaaatgaatcAAAATAGGAAATAGAAATTTTCCAATCGTGCGTTGTAGCTATCTTCTCCTTGATATATTATATGAGCATATGTTTTGATACATATTTTTCTGGTTGCTCTCATAGTTATAATCTTCACATGTTGAACGAAATAATAATATTCAGTTTTGATAAAAACAacgaattattattattattattattattttttttttgtgttttaccCATGACGTTTCTCGATTCTAATTACATATAAGAATATGAAGAACTGAAGACGCTCTTAAACAAGCTGCAAACTAAAGGCAGCAATCATAGCAAATGGGACCCTACTAAAAAGGATGATGTCCCCCGTGAGTAGAAATGAAGTAATGGTCCAGTTAATAATGGAAGAGTTTAATGCTCTTTTATGCAATAATTGTTTATTGTTTACTACATGTATAGGATAGGATGGATTGGATAACTATAATGTTGGTTAGGTGCAAGTATTTGATGATTGATCTGTGTAGAGTTATAAGTGCCACTTCTTAAGCACGTGCCTTTGAGTGCAATGCAAGCACTATTTGATGAAACCCTCGTGAtggtatttttttgttttttcaaataAGGTAAATACTAAATTGATATCCAAAAATTTTGGCGCTGATAAAATAGTACTTAATCTTTATTGTTGACAAAATAATCtccaaaagattttaaaatttcacAAAATCACCCAAATATAAAAGCATGACATTACATTGAATGAAAAACGCTGATCTGACAATCAGAAGAGCTTCAGTGATGGCGGCAGAGAGTTCCGATAGTGTTTTTGGCGAGGAGGAGAGCTTGCTGCTGCGATGATAACCAACTTTACCCTCTCTCCAACTCCAATTCTCAATCCATCACTTCCTCACCCCAACCCGAAGCCCGAATCTCTTCCCTCATCTCCTCcatttcctcttcttcctccaagCTTGATTCACTCCACCAACTCACTCGACTCACCAAGCGCAACTCACTCTTCCGTCACCGTCTCATCGACTCGAAAATTATCACGCTGTTACTCTCCTGTGTCGAGTCCCACGACTACAATTTTCTCCATGAGAATGCTCTCTCTTTACTTCTCAATCTCAGCCTCGATGACCACAACAAGGTTGGACTCATTGCTGAGGGAGTCGTTGCCCGCCTCGTCACCGTCATCTCCGACACCGCTGCCCGAAATCTATCCCTAAACTATCATGCCCCCGTAAGGGACGgaaatgagagagagaagaaggaagctGCGACGACCCTCTATGCTCTCTGCTCTGCTGTTGAGGTTGTTGGAGTTCTTCCaaagtggaaggaaggaaggGAGCAGATGGAAAGGTTCCATGAATGTGTTCAGGTTCTGAGTCGGGTTCTGAGGAATGGATGAGATGCAAAAACGCCATTGTTGCAACTGTAAGCTCCCCTCATCACTGAAACAACCATCAAAACTCTTTGCCACCATCATTGAAGCTCTTCTGGTTATTATATCAGTGTTTTCTGTTTAAAGTGACAACATGCTTTTACGTTTggatatttttgtcaaattttaaaatctttcggGGATTATTTGGTCAATATTAAAAGTCAAGTACTATTTTATCAGTATAAGAATCTTTCGAGTACCAATTTGCTATTTATCTCTTTTCAAATTAAAGTTAATTTAATATAGATTTGAGACATTAAATTGATGAGCTTCTCCTTAACTTACATATATTTTGAGGATTGGTATATGATAAGGATATCTTTCGTATAAAGacggtaaaaatatttttttttttagttgtttaTTTAGCTACAANNNNNNNNNNNNNNNNNNNNNNNNNNNNNNNNNNNNNNNNNNNNNNNNNNNNNNNNNNNNNNNNNNNNNNNNNNNNNNNNNNNNNNNNNNNNNNNNNNNNNNNNNNNNNNNNNNNNNNNNNNNNNNNNNNNNNNNNNNNNNNNNNNNNNNNNNNNNNNNNNNNNAAATTTGttacaaatttaaattttagataaacTAAAAAATTGGTGTCAAagctaaaataataattttaagaatATAACAACACATTTTAATAATGATAACAGTTTCAATCTTTATCAAATGTCAAAAATCTAATATATAACAATCTAATTAATGAACGAAATCAAACgtctttatttaaaatttgagtctcCACCATATGATAATTGATAAAAGGATAAAGTACTGTTTTGATCCTCAATATTTAGAGTGAATCCTATTTTAgtttctaacgtttaaatcgtcctatttttaTTCCAAAACATTTAAAATAGTATCTATATGATCACACCATTAAATTTCTCAGTTGCACTCAGGGACGGATCCACTCTTTAGGTTGTGGGGGCAAGCGCCCCCACTATAATTTGGAATTTTAttgagtagtatataataataatatttatttgtccccactaaattattaaatttgaccccacaataattttttattcaacttttgaCACTTGATAGTCAATTTGAGAACTTCATATTAGATGTTCATTATAATGATCAAgtttcaaatttaaataagattaatattttttcttagaaatcgactcgaaagaatattatctatccatttatatttttttcttttaaaattagctttagtttttttcataataactacactaattaaatgaactttttcaactatgaatatcatcaagagttaattgtatgaaagttgagttttaaataattgtttaacgacatatacaaaaaaatattttaattatattgtcaaggttttaaaatatgaaatataaaaaattaaattttaaattatatgttattgtttaaattactattttagtattttaatttgtaattagatattttgaaatctaatcatattttacaataacaaaatataattataacaacaATTATGCTACGTATACATAAAATAATCACTTGTATAgaataaatcttaaaatacaaattttgaaatacaaaatacacactaaaaataagttaaatgatatatatatatatatatatatatatatacacaaatttatagtagataatttgataactaatttattatgtaaacgtaatatttttattataaacttatcatgttatatatatttctcccccactatcaaaattttctgGATCTGTCATTGGTTGCACTTAATGAAAGTGATGATGTATAATTGTATACTGTTAATCGTGGCACTCAAAATGAAAGTAACCGTTAGAAtgggaaaaaaattataaattaaaaaagtaaaaaaaggcAAAACCTTACAACGCCTGCTTCTGCTTCAACTGCCATGTATTTTCTTTCTTTAACTTTTCATAGTATGCATATCATTTACGTTCATCTTGGTCCATTgcatgaaaaaaattttcaatgacACATTAATTAAACATTCTCACTATTCATCAATACATACTATTTTAACAAACTCAATTCAAAGTCATCTTTCTTAAAAATCACAAATTAACTCCATCTATCAACTTCAAAATTTTATGTAATTAGTAATAAATAAACTTCGTTAcagttaaaaaaaaagtaaaaaataaaacccCAAAGCAAAAGCAAACTAACCTTGGTGCCATCCTCGGAATCAAAATCATACTTTTTGAGGGACTCAATGAACTAATCAACGGGAAAGGAAATGCCTTCCATGAGAGCAGTGCGATATCTCTTATATATAGGCTTGCTCGAATAGTTTTTTCAGCTTCACTCTCTCTTCTGATAAGGCCACAGAGCACACCACCGGAAGGAGCGTGCGGGTGCGGCGGTTGTGGGTGGTGGTTGATCTAGACGAAGACATCGACGGCAGTGGAAACCATTTCAGGGCGCTTAGCTGCTGAGCCAGAGACGCCATGATTTTCTTCTCTACTACACTCTTTGAGATTTTCTATTCTAACCtcagatatgatttttttaaaattaatatttatatattttttttagcgGTTATCTTCATGGTGAGTGTCATAATTAACAAATACGTTATTATCTCCCTTAAGTGTAACTGAAGAATTTATCGATAGAATTACATTGATGTCATTTTACATATTTTGGGATAAAAAAAAAACGATTTAAACATTAAAGACAAATAAAATTCACCTTAAACGTTAGAGATCAAAATAGTATTTTACCCTATTTTAACAACTTAGAACTATCTACTCGATTCTTTGATAAATTTTAtccgtaatatatatatatattgcttgGTATCCTAAAGTTAATAATGAGGTAACGTGATAAACTGGTAATTGATCTTTCTATATATCATCAAGCACTTTCGATCAAATATCAATACAATATGACTTAGTATAGGTTTATTTCATATAGATNNNNNNNNNNNNNNNNNNNNNNNNNNNNNNNNNNNNNNNNNNNNNNNNNNNNNNNNNNNNNNNNNNNNNNNNNNNNNNNNNNNNNNNNNNNNNNNNNNNNNNNNNNNNNNNNNNNNNNNNNNNNNNNNNNNNNNNNNNNNNNNNNNNNNNNNNNNNNNNNNNNNNNNNNNNNNNNNNNNattttaatatatatatatatatatatatatagttacttttgtttcaaaattcttTCCATGAAATGAGAGAAAGGTTCTATCCTAATTAACGAGAATGTTAATATTTTCTTGGTCATCAACCCTATGCTTGCTTAGACCAACAAACTAACTTATGAACAGTGTCTCTATTTGAGTTTGAGCTTTTATGAAGTCGAGTTTGAATATTTGTGGATTTAATTTCCTTTGTCGGGTATATTATCTTTAAGAGGTTGGGTACTCGatgtgtttttaaatttttttaaaatgttgtaCTACTTAACGATACAGCATGCATTACGTTGCGATTTTCTTGAGATCCGTGCGCATCATTAATGAGGGGTACGAATGTCACTTTTGCTTCTAGTGTCTTATAAATACTTCATTTTTTTTCCATCTTCCTTTCTCCGTTTTCATCATCCGTTCGCtccttcgtcttcttcttcctccattctTCGTGTCTGTTCCCCATTTCAAGATTTCTTTATCTTGAGGTTTTTGAACGTCTTGCTTCGTTCTCTTGGAGAGGACCATTCGTATATTGCTGTTTGAAGTGCTCTTCGCTTTTACGCTCCTTTAACGTTGGTCCTTTATTCCAAATTTTcttaatttctattttatttccaCATTCTTGGTAGTATCTGTATTTGAATGAATGCTAGTTTTGAAGTTTTAAAATGTTGCTTTGTGATTTGCAACTTTGAATTTGAGGTTTCATATTCTGGGAATTAGATTTGTTAAAAGATTGGGATTTTGCTTTGCTTTCTTTTGCTGTTACTGTGATTTTGAATAAGGAGTTCTATATTGCCTCCAAATGATGTCATTTCTATATCGGAGATGGCCTTATTTCTATATGTTGGAGATATAACATACCTATTTGTGTTCTAGGAGGGTTTCGTGACGTTGATCCAACTTGTTTTTGAATATGTGAATGCTTGTGTTGCTTATTTTTTATGTTCAAGATGTTTGTACCAATCTTTGATATTGATCCGACCTCTTGATTGCTTGCCTTGTTTTGTCTAATTTGTAGTGATGAATTTTTGTTTTGCTGTATTGTAGGTGTAGCTTGTATATCTCATTCAGTAGTTCACAGCATGTCGTCTAAGGTCCCGTCTGACTTGGAGTAGATTTAACTATTCTTACCCCTGTCTCTGTTATTGATAACGAATATGCCGAAGCCTTTCGTAGACATCATAGATTAAGATATAAGATTCCGGGAAGTCAAAGACATTCCTAAACTCCAATAACCCATATAAATATCCTAGAGTTCTTACTAAACCCGAATTATGGTACTTATATCTAAGGTTTCTAGTCTAACTATTCCTAATTAGTTCTCTGCAAACCTCCCAATCACCAAGT is a genomic window of Arachis ipaensis cultivar K30076 chromosome B06, Araip1.1, whole genome shotgun sequence containing:
- the LOC107646845 gene encoding U-box domain-containing protein 8-like; this translates as MQALFDETLVMRVPIVFLARRRACCCDDNQLYPLSNSNSQSITSSPQPEARISSLISSISSSSSKLDSLHQLTRLTKRNSLFRHRLIDSKIITLLLSCVESHDYNFLHENALSLLLNLSLDDHNKVGLIAEGVVARLVTVISDTAARNLSLNYHAPVRDGNEREKKEAATTLYALCSAVEVVGVLPKWKEGREQMERFHECVQVLSRVLRNG